Below is a window of Mycolicibacterium rhodesiae NBB3 DNA.
AACGACGAGCTGAAGAAGCACTTCCGGCCCGAGTTCCTCAACCGCATCGACGACATCATCGTCTTCCACCAGCTGACTCGCGACGAGATCATCCAAATGGTCGACCTGATGATCGGCCGGGTGGAGAAGCAGCTCAAGGCCAAGGACATGGCCATGGAGCTCACCGACAAGGCCAAGTCGCTATTGGCCAAGCGCGGATTCGACCCCGTGCTCGGCGCGCGGCCGCTGCGTCGCACCATCCAGCGCGAGATCGAGGACCAACTCTCCGAGAAGATCCTCTTCGAGGAAGTCGGTCCCGGCCAGCTCGTCACCGTCGACGTCGACAACTGGGATGGCGAGGGTGCGGGCGAGGACGCGGTCTTCACCTTCACCGGCACCAAGAAGCCGGCCAAGATCGACGAGCCGGCGGACCTGGCTCAGGCCGGTGCCGCAGGAGCAACGAGCGTCGAATAACTCGAGCGACACAAGACCCCGAAGCCCGTCGGTTTCGGGGTCTTTGTGTTTCCGTTCCATGTCCTCCTCGCGCGAACGCTGGACCGCTTGCTTAGGATGCTGATGTAATCGACGGGCGAAGGAATCTGGGGATAGTCCAGAACGGTCGCGCCACTGTGAAGTCAGACCCGACGTCCGTCGTCATCACCTGAAGCTGGGACGCGAAATCCCTGGAAGGACCTGACAATGACATCTCCCGAGGCCCGCAAGACCTCATTGTCGCGGGCGACGCCCATCGACTTCTCCGTCGCCAAGGCGGCGGTCTGGCTGACACTCACCGCATTCTTCGCGTTGCTGGTCATCTACTTCATCGGCATGGACCAGGGCGCCACGTCGGTGTTCGGTAGCAACACCATGGTTCACGAGTTCGTGCACGACGCCCGGCATCTGCTCGGCTTCCCCTGCCACTGATGGAAAAACAGATCATTTGGCGCGGCCTGTTGGCAGGCGCCCTTGCGGGCGTACTTTCGTTCATCTTCTCCCGGATCTTCCTCGAGCCGGTGATCGACAAGGCGATCGGCTATGAAGACGGCATCGGTGCCGCGCACGAAGCTTTGTCCGGAGCCGCTGCCGGTCACGATCACGGTGCTGGCGGCGGCTTCGAGGGGTTCACCAGGGCAGTCCAGATGAACATCGGGATGGGGCTGGGCGTACTGCTGTTCAGCATCGCGATCGGCGCGCTGTTCTCGGTGGTGTTCGCGGTCGCGTATGGCCGGATCGGCAACGTCTCGGCACGACTGCTGTCGCTGTACGTGGCGGGCGGCATGCTGGTGAGCCTCTTCATCGTTCCGGCGCTGAAGTATCCGCCCAGTCCGCCCGCGCTCAGCCTCGACGAGACGATTCGTCAGCGCACACTGTTGTATCTGCTGATGGTGGTGCTGTCTGCGGCGCTCTTCGTGGGTGCGGTGTATCTGGGCAGGCGATTGGCCGGCAAGCTCGGTGTGTGGAATGCGACGCTCGCAGCCACGGGTGCGTACGTCGTGGCGTCGGCGATTGTGATGCTTGCGCTTCCGACCATCGGCGAGACACCCGGACCGCTGCTCGATGATGCGGGCACGATCGTTTACGAGGGCTTCCCTGCCGATGTCCTCTACGACTTCAGGTTGTTCGCGCTCGGCAACCAGGTCGTCATCTATGCGACGATCGGATTGGCCTTCGGAGCGATGGCAGCCAAGCTGCTGGGCGATGGTAAACGGCAGGAGCACATTTCGGCGTGAGTCATGAGTGAGGTCGTCCGGCTGACCCTCGTATCGCACGCGATGACCGATGCGATGGCAGCCGGACGATTCCCCACCGACGAGCCGCTGAACGCTGTCGGCCACCGTCAGGTCGACGCCTCGATCGAACTCGGCGTGACCGAGCGGACCAAATGTGGACCCGAGAAGCGGTGCAGGCAGACCGCGGAACTGCTTGGGCTGCAGGCGATCGACGACACCCGCCTGGCAGATCTGGATTGCGGCCGCTGGCGCGGAGATTTCCTCGCCCACGTCGACCCCGCGGACTTGGCGATCTGGCTGACGGACCCGACGCGCGCACCACACGGCGGCGAGTCCATCGTCGATCTGATCGATCGAGTGACGGGTTGGATGGACTCGCTGACCGGCGACCGGGCCCGGCTGGTGGCCGTCACCCACCCCGCCGTGATCCGTGCCGCCATCGTCATTGCTCTTGATGCGCCTCCGAAGTCGTTCTGGCGCATTGATATTGCGCCGGCGAGCCGTACCGTCCTGCATTTTCGCGGGCACGCCTGGAGCCTTCGCTCGAACAACTAGTGTCGCCGTCGGATCACACTGTCGGTCTGAGAGCGTGGCCGCCCATATATAGGCGCGGCGGCGCTGTCAGCACGACATTGCGTCGGCGCCTCAGCCGTTCGGAATCAGTCCGAACGTCTTGTCCGCAATCGACAACAGCCAGCCGGCGGCTGTCTGACTTCGAAAGCGCGGCCAGTTCATCTGGAAGCTGACCACCCACGGCTGACCTGTGCGGTCGACGGCGTACCAGCTGAAGGTCAGGTCCCCCGGCAGGTTTCCGCCCTTGGCGCCGATGTAGGGCCACCGCGTCTCGTCCAGCGAGATACCGGGAACGGCCGAGAGGATGTCTTTCACCGGAGCGGCTTCGCCGATGGCGGCGGTCTGCAGCGCGGCGTGCACTCGGCAGATGTCGGCGGCGCTGCCGTACCACTCCGCGCCGAACGCGGATGCCGGCGTACCGGTACGCACTGGATCCGGGTGAAACGGACGGGAATTCGTCTGCTCCAGAAGCAGGGCGCGACCCTGCGGAGTCGCCTGCTTCCACTGCTCACGAAGATCCGGCGTGCCCCAGCCGATCGAGAACAGCTCGTGCATGGTCGGGAACGGCGTCATGCTCGCCGGATCGTGATGGCCCGCGGCCACCAGGGCGCGTTCGACGGCGCCGGGACCCAGGCGGGCGATCAGCAGGTCGGTCGCCATGTTGTCGCTCGCCGAGATCATCTCCTGCGCGGCCTCGCGCACCGACACCTGCGCGCCGGGCGGAAGATCGCTCAAGCTGGCGGATCCGACGGCCTTGGCCTCTTCGGTGACCGTGAGCGAATCGCCCCATTCCAGGGTGCCGGCCGTGACGGCGTCGGCAACGGCAAGCAGCACATAGAGTTTGAAGATCGACGCCAGCGGCAGCGACAGATCGGTGTTCGCGCCCGCCACCTTCGAGCACTTGCCGTCGTCGACCTTGGAGACCTGATAGGAGTACCGCGCGCCGGTCTTCGACAGTTCGGTGTCGATGTCTCCCCACGTCTTGATCTCGGGTTCTTTCAGCGACACCTCGAAACGATCGACGAGGCCCTCGTCGTTGGTCCGCAACGAAATATCCTGCGCCACACCGTAGGACGTCAGTACGTGCAATGTCGCCTGCCCTGCTCCGATGTCGATGCCCTCGACGGTGATCGGACGGTCCAGCCACAGGTTGCCCATCGCGGACGTGACGCCGTTGACCTGGTCGGGGGCCGCCAGCGTCCGCACCCCGACGGTTCCGATGGGCCACTCGGAGTTGAGCATGTCGATGGTCTGCTTGGCTCGTAGACCCTGCGGGGTGTTGACTTCGATCGGCACGCCGTAGGACGCGTTCGCCGCGGGTGCCGGCGCCGTGGTGTTGGTACAGCCGGACGCCAGCGCGACGACCACCGCGACGGCGACCGGCACGCTTGCAGCGCGACGCGCGCTACGCCATCGGTTACTTGCTGCCAGCAACGTCCAGGACTACCTCGAACTCCAGCAGCGATGCACCGGTGGCCACGGGATTGGCGGCCTGTCCCTTGTGCGCCTCGATCGCGGGGCCCGTCGCCCACGCCTGGAATGCCTCTTCGGACTCCCACTGCGTCACGACGAAGTAGCGGTTCTCACCCTTGATCGGGCGAAGCAGCTGAAAGCCCAAAAAGCCGGGCTGGTTGTCGACGGCGTGCGCGCGATGCGCGAAGCGCTTCTCCAACTCCGGGCCGGCGTCGGGCGGCACCTCGATTGCGTTGATCTTCACCACCGTGTTTGGGGAGGACATGCCGTTCAGGTTACCGTGCGCTCCCATGGCCTCCGACCTGCTTACGCCCCGAGGAGGAACCGGCCAGCCGCTGGTCCTCGTGCACGGCCTGATGGGGCGGGGCAGCACGTGGTCACGTCAACTGCCGTGGCTCGCCCGGTTCGGGACGGTGTACACGTACGACGCGCCGTGGCACCGCGGACGTGATGTCGAGGACCCGTATCCCATCAGTACCGAGCGGTTCGTCGCCGATCTCGCTGAGGCCGTCGAGTCGGTGGGCGCGCCTGCGGTCATGGTCGGCCACTCGATGGGTGCGCTGCACTCGTGGTGCCTGGCGGCAAGCCGACCCGACCTGGTCCGTGGGCTCGTCGTCGAGGACATGGCGCCCGACTTTCGTGGCCGCACCACAGGTCCGTGGGAACCGTGGTTGCATGCGCTGCCGATCGAGTTCGGCAGGGCTGAACAGGTTTACGAAGAGTTCGGACCGATAGCCGGGCAATACTTCGTCGAGGCGTTCGACCGCACCGACACCGGCTGGCGGCTGCACGGGCGCCCCACGAGGTGGATCGAGATCGCCGCCGAATGGGGCACCCGCGACTACTGGCAACAGTGGTCGCAGGTGCGGGTGCCCTCGCTGCTCATCGAGGCGGGCAACTCCGTCACGCCGGCAGGGCAGATGCTCACGATGGCCGAAACCGGCTTCCAGACGACGTACATCCACGTCCCGGGAGCCGGCCACCTGATCCACGATGACGCGCCGCAGATCTATCAGGAGGCCGTCGAGTCGTTTCTAACGTCCCTCGCTCAACGAGCCTGAGGACGGCCAGAACGGCTGCTTTTCGAAGCGCGTGCGGACGGCATCGACGTCATGGCCGACGCGGAAAGCGTCGCGGTCGTCAGCCAGATCAGGACCGAAATAGCGGCCCGTCATCGGTCCGGCCATCCGGAACTGGTCGAGTCGCAGCCGTAGGGAGCCGGTGCGGTGGGCGGCCCAGCTGAGCGCCGCTGCCACCACGATGGGGGAGATCAGGATCAGGAAGGTCAGTGCAGAGGTCATGGCAGTAATGCTGCGCGGATAGATATCCCGCCAACAGTGGCAGGAAGGACACCTTGGGATAAAATGCTGCCATGACCATCAAGAGCGTATCGGCGCTGGTGCTGGACGAGCTGGCGATTTTCGAGTTCGGCGTGATCTGCGAGGTCTTCGGTATCGATCGCTCCGCGGACGGCGTACCGAACTTCGACTTCAAGGTGTGCGGGCCCGAGGCGGGTAAGCCGCTGCGGACCTCTGTCGGGGCTACGATCATCCCCGATCACGGCCTTGACGACCTGGTGGGCGCCGACCTCGTGGCGATCCCCGCGATCGGTGGATCGGATTATCTGCCCGAAGCGCTCGAGGCCATCAAGGCGGCCGCAGATTCCGGTTCGATCATCCTGACGGTGTGCTCGGGAGCATTCGTCGCGGGTGCCGCCGGGCTACTCGACAACAGGCCGTGCACCACGCACTGGATGCACGCCGACGATCTCGCCCGCCAGTATCCGACTGCGAAGGTCGACCGCAACGTGCTGTTCGTCGACGACGGAAATCTGATCACCAGCGCGGGCACGGCGGCGGGTATCGACGCGTGCCTGCACCTGGTGCGTCGCGAACTCGGCAGCGAAGTCACCAACAAGATCGCGCGCCGGATGGTGGTCCCGCCGCAGCGCGACGGCGGCCAACGGCAGTACATCGATCAACCGATTCCGGTGCGCTGCTCGGAACGCTTTGCGCCGCACCTGGACTGGATCCTGGCCAACCTCGACCAGCCGCACACTGTGGCCAGTCTGGCTGACCGGGCGCACATGTCGGGTCGCACGTTCGCGCGCAGGTTCGTCGAGGAGACCGGCCGCACACCGATGCAGTGGGTCACCGATCAGCGTGTGCTCTACGCGCGCACGCTGCTAGAGGAGACCGACCTGGACGTCGACCGCATCGCCGAGCGTTCCGGCTTCGGCACGGCCACGCTGCTGCGG
It encodes the following:
- a CDS encoding CbtB domain-containing protein — its product is MTSPEARKTSLSRATPIDFSVAKAAVWLTLTAFFALLVIYFIGMDQGATSVFGSNTMVHEFVHDARHLLGFPCH
- a CDS encoding CbtA family protein; the protein is MEKQIIWRGLLAGALAGVLSFIFSRIFLEPVIDKAIGYEDGIGAAHEALSGAAAGHDHGAGGGFEGFTRAVQMNIGMGLGVLLFSIAIGALFSVVFAVAYGRIGNVSARLLSLYVAGGMLVSLFIVPALKYPPSPPALSLDETIRQRTLLYLLMVVLSAALFVGAVYLGRRLAGKLGVWNATLAATGAYVVASAIVMLALPTIGETPGPLLDDAGTIVYEGFPADVLYDFRLFALGNQVVIYATIGLAFGAMAAKLLGDGKRQEHISA
- a CDS encoding histidine phosphatase family protein, with the translated sequence MSEVVRLTLVSHAMTDAMAAGRFPTDEPLNAVGHRQVDASIELGVTERTKCGPEKRCRQTAELLGLQAIDDTRLADLDCGRWRGDFLAHVDPADLAIWLTDPTRAPHGGESIVDLIDRVTGWMDSLTGDRARLVAVTHPAVIRAAIVIALDAPPKSFWRIDIAPASRTVLHFRGHAWSLRSNN
- a CDS encoding serine hydrolase — protein: MPVAVAVVVALASGCTNTTAPAPAANASYGVPIEVNTPQGLRAKQTIDMLNSEWPIGTVGVRTLAAPDQVNGVTSAMGNLWLDRPITVEGIDIGAGQATLHVLTSYGVAQDISLRTNDEGLVDRFEVSLKEPEIKTWGDIDTELSKTGARYSYQVSKVDDGKCSKVAGANTDLSLPLASIFKLYVLLAVADAVTAGTLEWGDSLTVTEEAKAVGSASLSDLPPGAQVSVREAAQEMISASDNMATDLLIARLGPGAVERALVAAGHHDPASMTPFPTMHELFSIGWGTPDLREQWKQATPQGRALLLEQTNSRPFHPDPVRTGTPASAFGAEWYGSAADICRVHAALQTAAIGEAAPVKDILSAVPGISLDETRWPYIGAKGGNLPGDLTFSWYAVDRTGQPWVVSFQMNWPRFRSQTAAGWLLSIADKTFGLIPNG
- the mhuD gene encoding mycobilin-forming heme oxygenase MhuD; translated protein: MSSPNTVVKINAIEVPPDAGPELEKRFAHRAHAVDNQPGFLGFQLLRPIKGENRYFVVTQWESEEAFQAWATGPAIEAHKGQAANPVATGASLLEFEVVLDVAGSK
- a CDS encoding alpha/beta fold hydrolase; the protein is MASDLLTPRGGTGQPLVLVHGLMGRGSTWSRQLPWLARFGTVYTYDAPWHRGRDVEDPYPISTERFVADLAEAVESVGAPAVMVGHSMGALHSWCLAASRPDLVRGLVVEDMAPDFRGRTTGPWEPWLHALPIEFGRAEQVYEEFGPIAGQYFVEAFDRTDTGWRLHGRPTRWIEIAAEWGTRDYWQQWSQVRVPSLLIEAGNSVTPAGQMLTMAETGFQTTYIHVPGAGHLIHDDAPQIYQEAVESFLTSLAQRA
- a CDS encoding helix-turn-helix domain-containing protein, which translates into the protein MTIKSVSALVLDELAIFEFGVICEVFGIDRSADGVPNFDFKVCGPEAGKPLRTSVGATIIPDHGLDDLVGADLVAIPAIGGSDYLPEALEAIKAAADSGSIILTVCSGAFVAGAAGLLDNRPCTTHWMHADDLARQYPTAKVDRNVLFVDDGNLITSAGTAAGIDACLHLVRRELGSEVTNKIARRMVVPPQRDGGQRQYIDQPIPVRCSERFAPHLDWILANLDQPHTVASLADRAHMSGRTFARRFVEETGRTPMQWVTDQRVLYARTLLEETDLDVDRIAERSGFGTATLLRHHFRRIIGVTPSDYRRRFCCTGSDDEAAATA